atcagaaggcgagagaggtcGAGGCCTCTCTCCAGGCGTCGCTCTCGGCGGCACAGGTAAGAATGGGATGTCTTCCAGTTTTCAAGGAGTGAAGAACGCAGTCACTTTGTCGAACGAGAAAGCAATTCGCCGCCTGCCTTCTGTGCGAAAAGGGGAAGTTGGCGGCGCTTGGCAGTCTGCGtccgagacaggagaaacgtCTCCCGTCGCTGCGTGCTCAACCGAGTTGACAACCaaaatgcgcatgcagagtcgAAAAAAACCGTTCGTTGAGGAGTACATACGGTCGCGCTTTCTTCGGCAGTTCTCTGTGCGACACCCGCATGCCATTcggatgtatatatacacctGGGTGCTTGCGTTTACAAGAAgtcaaagaaaaaggagtcTCGTTGTTCGTTAGCTCGTAAGCTAAACACCGTTTTCAGGCTCtggacatgcatgcaccgaggTCCAGATGTACACGTATACACGTACGCATCCCATGTAAATATGAAGATAAACGCAATTGCATGTATATTTTCTGTCCTTCGATTTTTCGTGAGCACACTCTTCTGCCAGTGCGCAGTCTGTACACAATTACGCatatttttttttcttctttatTTGCGGGTCATTCGACAACGGGTGTcacgaactgcatgcaaaagcgagggagggagaaaccgaggaagagcagagagcggAGGGGATAGAAATGAATTTGGAAATACCTGTTTCGTCCTTTTGACGTTCCAAAACAGGCACGTGTGgttgagaaggagaaacgaattGCTGAGGTGGAAGCGCATCTCCGTGactcgaaagagacagaaaagcgagagcaAGAAACCGCAGTGGCTGCACTTCAGTCCGAGCTGGACAGCTTGAAGACCCAGCTTGCTGACGCACGAAATACGCAAgtaggagagagaacaaggtgTGATTCTCTCgatgtctcttcttctctcacggTCAATCTCCTCACTGCCCCTGAAGCAATCGATGCGAATGTGTATTTcctctccatatatatatatatatatatatatatatatatatatatattttatatatatgagtatatGTATAAGGATATGTGTATACagatgtatgtatatacgtcACTacgtacatgtatgtatttaaTTTTATTTACAGATACCTATATCTGTTCGTCTCATATTGTGCACGCCTCTTTCTGTAGATGTGTATGCATTTGTCTTCCCTTGTCTCCCGTCGGTCTCGCAGGTTGCTCAGGCAGATGCGGATGAAAAGGTTCAGCAACTCATCGCGGCGAATGTGAGGCAGTGCtcaagcagagaaaggccaTGCCTTGCACTTTGGCATCTCCCCTCGATGTCGATTGCATGCGCATATGCTGGTGCTTGTATCGATAAGCAAACGCCTTCGcatatgtacacatacatatggATGCGaattcgtctctctgcatacACAGATACGTATATACAGTCCCCATGCAAAGGCATccgcatatatacatatacatatatatatatatagatatatagatatatagatatagatatatttgTGGGCAGTTGGGCGAGGAAGGAGTGTAGAGAAAGTATACTTCTTTGCGCGCGGCAGGTgtgcgcagagacagacgttCATCGATCTGTGCTGTCAATCGAGGAAAGACGCAAGCCCGTTTGTGAATCTCCAGGGATGGATGGTGTGTATTCGCGGTCGACTGAAGGTCGTTCGCACTCCTCTAACCTGCGCAGATGTTTGGGTCGACTTCCGCGTGGAGTTGAAcgtttttcgcctttccAGAATCATTTCTGCACAGAGCGCACTGGTCACCGAActggcagacagagagagggaactcGCCGACGTCAAGCGACAGCTGGGGAAGCTCGAAGCGAGTGACGCGACGCGCGCTGAGGTTCGTTCTCACGCCTTCCGcattctctcttttcctcttgacCTGAATTCATTTGTCTCGCAGAAGCTGCTCGCTCCTCCTCTGATTTCTCTGCGCTGTCCTTCTCTGAGCTGGAACTGTTGacgtctctgcaggcgcgTCCGTCTCTCTACTTGCCTGTATGCCTGCCCGACTGTGCGCGTCGATTTCAAGTGCATATCTGAAGTTCTCCACAGTGGGAGCGAAACAAAAACAGCGTCCGGTTGGCATGGAGTATTTGTAGAGAAGTCCGcgtcgaaagagagaaagcgggaGGGACGAAGGAGACTGATAGAGTTCTGTTGCTTTTTTTCgagtgtgtctctcttgcgcgcgagtcctgtctgtctccgccacAAGCGCATGCTCTCCCAGAGAAAAGCCTCGACGTCCCCAGATTCATTCACACAGAAAAAATACGTCCGCGAAGACAGAGttatgtctgtgtgtctgtgtgacTTGGCCGCCTCCAGCGATGGTCGCTCTGTTTCTGGGGATTTCTGCTTTTCAGCGACGCCCAGCGAGTCTCGTTTtccgtgtctttctcttgttttttctaGGTCCAGCCGTCTGCAAGTGCAGACGCAGCGATGCCGCGACTGCTGATTCTGAACAGCGAGCTGACGTCTCAGCTGGctgagcaggaagaagaggcgcggcGCTCGAGGCAGACGGCGGAGGccctgaagaaagagaacgaagagctTCGCTCGACTGTCGAGGAACTGCGGCGTCgtgcgggagaagaagctgcgcgaACGCGACGGGGAACCCAGCAGCCTGACGCGCGCGCAGAGGAAATGCGAGTTCTCCtcgccgcagagaaggagaggcgcatTCAAGCTACTCTGAAACTCAAGAGACAACTGGcgcgagcagaggaagcacgGTGAGAGGACCTTGCGCACACACAGAGtggaggaggggaagaaagcggTGGCGAGCAGAAGCTCGGCAACGGCGGTCGCTGGCGGTCCGCAAGTCGAGCTTTGCgctggagagggagacaaagagcaACACGAGAGATTCATCTTTGGAAACGACAAAGAGCaaaacggggagaagaagagcaaaacGCGCGAGCCAAGGTGGtgccgagagaagcagacagttCAGATCGAGGAGATGCGGTGGCAGTCGAGATTTTTTTGAAGAGAAAATCTTTGGCCAGTTCTTTGCAGTCACGCGCGGCGCGGCGCCGTGGGCGAgtgtgagagagaagcgttGCGGCAAAGATCGTTTCGAGATGAGGTCAAGGGGAAAACGGCCAGTGAGACGCGCGAGGCTTTTGAAtcgaacagacagagacacgacaCTGCAAAAGGATAGACTGGCTTCAGAGGTCGACTCTCTCGcattttttctcgtttttaAAAAAGTCAAGTCACTGTTGTTCCCCAAGAGTTCATCTGGTTCCGCATTTGTTCTCAGATCCCTGTTGGAAGGCGAACGCGACGCGGCCGTCGCAGCGCTGGCGGACGCACAGCGCCGacatgtttcttctttttctcctctaGCGCCTGAAAACGCCCCAGACACAGACTCCGCGCCGACAtcggagacgcaggcgaggagagaagatcGAGAGGAAACTCCGAGAGCAAcggaggcagacgaggagtCCAGAGCGACAGCCGACGGAGAGGACGACTCTGAGAAGGACCGAGTTTCCAGATTCAAACGCGAAGTGAAAAGTCTCCGAGACGCAGGCGCAGACATCAGCGCTCTCGAAGAGGCATGGATGCTGCAGCGGCTGCGCAGAAAGCCaaaggaagcggaagaagctgTCGCGACTCTCAAGCGAGAGTTCGAGATGCGGCGGACAGCCGGCACCACGGGCGCGCCAGACTCCTGGGTGCAGTCTCGAGGTCCTGCGCGCAACGGCTTCGAGGCGatcggcgaagaagaggacagggACCGCGTCACTTTGACAAACGCAGAGATCCCGTTCTTCGGAGGAGACGGACTGTCCATTTTGAGTGTCTTGGGTCCCTCGTGCTCGGAGCTCTCGGTGAGATACTAAGCGAAACGGCTTTGACGAGGCACTGAGAAAGTGGAGGTCTTCCCTCGATTCTCGATCACGTTGCTCCAAGCGAAGCGCGGCATGTGAGCCTGGTCGCGCCCCGGGAGTATCAGGAAATCAAAGACGTTCGACGACCTGCACTGGCGTCATTGCAGGAAATTCCATCTCGTtctttgtctgtttctctctcatcACCTCGCCCAAGTGGCGCCTTCCGTCAGGTTCTTCTCAACGAACGACTTTGCAGGCCTTTTCTTGCAgcgttttttctgccgcaacgcctttttttctctagagtgcatgcatgcgttggaCGTCCACTTGTTCGTCGTCTGCTGAATTAGCAAAGGATGTGTGCGGGCCGTCGTGCTGTCGACcgcaactgtctcctcgaaaaaaaaactggtCCTTTTCAGTCTTCGATCTCTCCGCACCGGAGCAgtctcgtcgctttctctttctccctgctcTCCCTCAGGCGCCTCCGTTCCCCCCTGCACAGAAGCATATGCACCTCGGCGTTTCTgcgtccgtctcctctcctcgctggtCGGGCGTCTCGGCCGCGGCTCCGCGGTCCACTGCGCCTCTCCCAGTCCCAGACTTCTTcacttctgtgtctctgtatCGCCATGACTTGCCCGCACCGACGTCCCCCCTCTGCAAGGCGGGAGCGCGCCTCGCGCCTGCGCTTCAGAGTCCCGAGGAAGCGATGAGAAATCCCTTTCCACTGATTGAGGCGCTGGCGGCGACCTACACAGAACGCGCCTTCTTGTCGCCGGCCTGCAGGGAGTCctccgcctgtctctcgtcgcctctcgaCCTCGACGCAGACtcgtcgcctgcgcctctgtagtccttcttcgctccgcGGTCGTTCGCGGCGCGGACATCCAGACGCAGCGACTGTGCACTCCGCGGGGGAACTCACTGGCCGCTGGACGCGCCCAGCAGCGGAGAATCGGACGGCGAGGACCAGGGTGCGAAGACGCGACGGATCCACGTAGGGCAGGAAGACTTCCAGGCGTTTGCAGACGATAACGCggcacaagaagagagaggagagagaggagagagagtcgaccCAAGTGTGGACTTGAAGGCCCAGGAAGCAGAGCCTCAGGAAGAAGTCGCGTTGGAGACATGGCATGGCGGTGAATCTCGCGCAGGCTCCGGGGAGAGACTGGAAAAGGTGGAGGAAGGCGATGAAGGAGAGCAAAGGAAAGCCAGAGGTCTCCGGCTGCGTCGCCGCACGAAAAACGGAGACCTGAAACGTCTTCCGAACAACTCCGAGAATACATGAGTCTCTAGAAATCCCCAAAAACAATCTCATCGCCTTCGCATTCTgcgtcgatgcatgcagatgtatATACTTATTATGCACGCGGTCATCTGTAACCGTGTGAACATGCATGAATATTCATACGCATACACGCGCGCATATTTATTgacatatataaatatataaatataaatatatatatatgtatatatatatatatttgtaggGATGCATTTCTGTAtagaaagagaagaatctGTGTGTGATGGAGGCCTGCATTTGTCGATGGCTCTGCCTGTGGAGgaggtcgaagaagaagagaggttTCGCCGTTTGTTGCGTCAATGCGGCAGTTTGCTCGGGAGCGCAGCAGCTTCAAAGCAGGTCTGCAGGTTTTCCTCcgacttttctttctctttgaaATGCtgcgctttctctgctcgtcgCGCGCTTTTGCCTCACAGCAGAATGTCTCCGAATGGTCCGCGCCTTGGTTTTAGGGCCAGAAGAAAAATGTAGGATTCTCGAGAAAAGCTGCTTCTCGCAGTGCTTGCGAACGAGCATCATCGACTTTGTGCAACTCTTTATTGTGGGAGCAGttcgagggaagagaagaagcaactgcatgcgcgtgtgTGCGTGTTTTCACCCGCTTTTTCTGGGAAGCGTCATCTCAAAGGTCCTCTTGCTTCGACAGACTACCTGACtactctctgtcttcgcggCGTTTCTTGTCTGCGTAGTCTGAAAACGCAAActcctgtcctctctgtgtgctgCGTTAGCAATccagagaaaacagcgagcttcctctccacctATTTGTGAGAACACCCGTACTTGTTTCGATCAAAACAGGTCTGAGGTCTGTTCTGCCGGCTTCTCCGAGCTTCGCTAGGCAAACCAGATACAGGGAAGAACTCTTTTTCATTTTAAGAATACTTTTCCATGTGAGAGAACCAGCTGGGGTgggggtgtctcctcggtccgtctctctctgcctgggTTAGAGAAGGCAAAATGTTTTGAAAGACACAGGCTATATACGTCGCATGAGAATTTCTTGGCAATCTGTGCGAAGAGAATGCGGAAAAAAGCTTCTAGGTTCCTTTTCAGATCTCGCCTTTGCCTAAGGCTGGATTAGAAGTGTGAGGCGAACGAAATGTAGCAAGCGTTCTCTCTGAGAAAGTCGAGAGGCAAACGACATCCTTTTCGTGAAATATCCTTTTCTTCAAATatcctcttttctgtctcggttCGAGGAGGGTGCGCgcgtggaaagaaaaagagatttTTTGACAGGGAAAGCAATGTCCCGGAGAAAGTCTCAAGTTTCGTTCAAAATGGCGAAAACGCAAGTCGCGCGAAGGAAGGACGCGCCAAGCAGCCTGAGAAACCACGTTGCGAGTGCGAGTGTAAAGTTGAATTCCCCCGCCCTCCTCCCCAAAAAAGCGAAAGCTCGACACAAAATCTTTCGCGGAATGCCATGACGCCTCGAACACAAAAACGGTCCTATCTCCAGGCGAAAAACAGGAGACACTCCAGGCGTCCGACAACGGAACTGACCTCACTCGTCGATATAAATACAAGTCGATACGAATACCAATCAAGATGCACAAATACTCAAACTGCAAGCATAGCTTACAGATgcgtatacatgtacatgtacatgtatgtttAGAGTGTTCGGGGTGGCAGGAAGGCGCAAGCAGATACTagtgcatgtgtatgtgtatatatagagCAGTTTTTTTACaaagagacgacgagagaatCCGAGTCTGTCGCAGGGGCAAACGCACCTAGGAAGGATAAAGAAAAAGAGTTCCCCACAGAGCTTCCTGTCGCAAGCGACCAAGCGTCAGTCGTTCGGCAAGCGAAAAGTCGAGGAAAATGCTCGAAATCATCAGAGACAGTGAAGGACTGAAGGCTCCTCCGCGGTACGGAGTCTCGAAACAATCCATACAAAGAAGCATTCCCGTCTCCAAACACACATACACGCAAATCTATACATGGATATATGCATGGTCAGGTGTGAGCGtgaggagaaaggcagaggccGGAGAAGTTCGTCCAGACGAAAAGGGAGtgaaacaagaagaaaggcgcatgcagattcaACGCCTAAACGAGGAGAACAGCGTTGATGCATCCATCAAGCTCGGGGTTGTTCGTCACCTGCGCGTACTTtgctgaaaaaagaaaattTGTCGAAGAATCAACATGTCTCTTGCAGACTCACAGTAAAGGTTTCAGTGAAAAATGGAAAATCGAAAAAGTTCAAAACGCACATGTACACAGAGCAAAGTACGAGTCACAGAAATGCTCCCTGTGCCCAGCACCCTTACACATCTCCCTCCAACTTTCTGAAAAGACTCATTAAACAGTCACTTCTCCTCTTAAACCTACAGACAACTACATATACAGCGTCACATGAAACAGATATGTCcaataatatatatatatatatatatagatagatagatagatagatagatatacatatagatatttGCATGGCAGTAAACAATGAATCGATATTTGTATCCCAGGCGACCGCACGCATTCACATGTGAGCGCCTctgtacatatgcatatatatacagatgtacACAAGTACAGCTTTTCTGTATCATGGATACGAATGCATGTAGCATTATCCGTCCCACACATATTCCTATATTTTCAATtctgtaaatatatatacacataagcatatgtttatatatatatatatatatatgtataaaatacgatatatatacatacatatatatatatatatatatactaaCGATATATGTGAAAGTAGAGGTCTTCCGTATCACAGACGTCGAGCACTTTCCTTATACGCATGAACTGTGGGGAAGTGAAAAGGTCTTCATGCATGTTTGTCTGGGCAGAGCTGAACTGTgtcttgtgcatgcattcctAAATGATTTTTTGTGTGTTCTCACCCCAGACGACTTTGCCAGTTTGGGTCACAAGGCCTAACTCGCTGACGTTCACTTCGATGATCGTTCCTGGAAAGACAAGCATCAGCACAGCATCATTTTGCGAGTTGCGCGGTGGATGTACACTCCGTTTTCTCGggcgttttcctcgtcttgaCTCGTTTTTTCATACCCTTGGTGATGACGCCGAGCGAAGTGTAGAGGTGCGACTGCGGATTCTTCTTGACGCCGACAATGTCGAGGTGGAAAGTCGTTTTCAGCTCAGGATGCGTCACATGCGCCTTCTTGAAGCGCAGGCCGGTCGGCCGGATGTACCGCTCGAACTTGGGAGGCTTCCGCGTAAAATCCTCGCCGACAAAGCAGACCTTGTTCACTACGCGCTTCCacgccttctctgcaggtcaaagccgagaaaaaacaaaaacgtcaagagagaggagacccGGTGAGAGAGGAGCGCTGGAAAAAAAGGCACACAGAGGCAGAGTCTCCGGGAAGACAGCTGTGGCGTATTCTCagtcgagaaggaaagaaagcggttcgaaagagagagcCAGGACTGCGCCGCAGGCCTGTGCTCAgtcctcctccgcctcgcaCTCTGTCGCGGAACCGCACAGGCCAGAGCAAGACATTTTTTCGGAGAGGAAGATCGACgaggaaaacacagacagcgaacaagagcgagaaaccgGCGTCGAGAGGCAGCCAGCGCGAATCgtcgagagaacgaaaaggagagaggacgcgagagagagacgagagagagacgcgagagacaacgcgagaggagagaggagagagtggagTGCAGAAAGACAAACAGATCTTCTGCTCACTTCTGCGTTTGCCGCTGCGAAGGACCTTGAACATTTCGTCCTCAGTCATGGCCTTTACCTTGGGCAGAGGCACTTGCCATTTGcccgccttctctttgcgtttttgCTTGACCATGTTGCTGAGGACTTTGGTGCGTTTGACCGCCTCACGATCGAGGAGATACGCGGGGACGGCGCCGTCTGGGGCCTGCTCCGGCTCCGCGCTctttgcgtctttctcctcaaaGTGCTTCAAagtcttcttcatcgtcgccttctccacgtAGCGTTTCTTGTTGAACAGTTTGGACTTGATGCCGCGGAGGCGACGCGCCTGCTTGGACAGCTTGTGCGGCTCGCGCGCCGCCTTCTTGCGtctggaaagcagaaaaatCGGAAGgtggacacagaggaaaaaactcTAACGCACAAGAGGCGAGCAACAAGAACAACGAAGGCAAAGAACAGAgcacgaggagagagaaggcggagaaaaaacaagtgAAGGCGCGGAGGGAAGAGGATGGTCGGCAGGAtaaagaaggagagcaaatGGGTCAAGCAACGCCTGGAGCGACAccaaaaggaaaaaacagacaccgAGGCAGAACAtacaaagagaaaaaagtgagaGAGCAACgcggaagggaagaagaaacagcctGCAGGtcggaaaaaagacagaagaagataGAGAGCCGCAtacgacagagaaaagaaagaaaggacaagaagaaaagaggacgaagccgaagaagacgagaagaagaagatagaggagaagaagaagttataggaggggaagaagttGCCTGAAGAGGAGTtgaccgagaagaagcgtttacggagaagaaagaggacaaggaggagaagacggagaggaaaaagagtcAGAAGGAGAGCAAGCCTGCCTACTGCCTCTCATGGTGATCGAGACGTCGTCCAAAGCGCTTTTGGTGAAGCTCAATGTACTCGTTCTGCGGCATGCTGGCAAAGAGGTAAATTTCAGAGATCCGGAGAGAGCGCGGAGAAGCGTCGGCGGACGGAttcagaagaaggacgagagacagcgccCTGCAGCTCTCGCAGTCGGCCGGAGAGATCGGCAAGTCGCCTTTCCTGCAGAGCGTCGGTTTTGGCCTTTCTTTGAGGAAAGATTCTCTAAAAACTTTGGGAAGTCGAGACTCAAATCGACATGTTCAAGACTTTGCATGCCCAGCTGGGCACCATCCCACAGAGCGCAAAACGGCGATTTTTCGCGGGTGAGAGATAAGCAGAAAACCTGGATTTCCTGGCTCGAGTTGGACTCCTCTAGCGACAAAGATCGAAGGTTGAGCAAGGTGTCGACTCTCTTGAAATTTCAGAAAACGCCGAAGAGCCGCGAAactccgccttctcgcgtccGCTCGTCTCCCCCCTGCGCCCGGGGGTTccagtgtacgtacagctgcgccgcgaaaaagaagtctCTTTTCTCAGGTCTGGACCGCGGTGCTCGCACAGCGGcgccttcgctttttccgGGTGTGCATCTGCTAAGGCGCCGCGGCGAACGAAGGtttccagaaaaagaggaaaagccgAGAGAGTATAAGAATGAAGAGAACTGTCGCGCCTTTGCCGGAGAGGTGATGGAGGTTCTGGCGATCTGAAGGAGGCCTcagtctctcgccttttcgtTCCGCTCCTGCGGCTGCTCTCGCACTTGCGTCCGGAGAGGTCCCTCCCCCCTTTGCGTGTCTTCTCCCTGAGGAGGGCGATACGTTCCCCCGCTTCGATTTACAGAGAATTGGCATGGATGCGCGTATCTTGTGATCTCTAGTTGCAGGCAActgtcttcgctttctctccgcccACTGCCTCGCGTCGTCGTTCCCCGCTTGTGCATGACCTCCTCGTTTCGCAGAGCTCCGTCGATGCGCGCCGGGAGCTCCTCGCCAGCCTAGTCGGTCTCTGCGCGCCTGTTGAACTCCAGGTTCTCAAGCGAATCCAGTTGAAAGAACCGCACTGAGAGTCCTCCAGCCTTCTCcttgttcgccttctccttgttcaccttctctttcctcgtcgtctttcttgtcttgcgCGCGGCAAGAAAGACTCGTTGAGCTGTCCGCAAtgacggagagacgccgcggTCCCGGCGAggtgtctccctcttcttcctcgccgtctcctccacgCAAACGCAAACGGCTCTACAGAAATGGccgatcttcttctcccgttcctatcgcttctcctccgtcctcagcttctccctcttcatcttctccgCCCTTGAcatcttccttttcctcttcttcgccttctctctgctcttcctcgacttctctctgctcttcctcggcttctctttctcctctctgctccagTCCGGCTCCGcggttttcttcgtcgtcctcggcagaggcagaggaacgcGGGCGGCTGGAGGCTGGGGAAATgccagcttcttcctctccctgctgcgcctctggcgaggacggcgagagtttgcttcttcgcgggggagctgaggaagaagacgaagaagcagagggggAAGCCTGCCCTCAGTCTGGCCCTtcggaagacggagaggagacaaagtcgCTCTTCGCCGGCCTCGCTgtccgtctgcatgcgcctcacCTTTCCGCCTTCCCCAGCCAAAGACGCTCCCGCTTCCAGTTGAGACAGCTTGCAACGAGACACCGAAGAACTCCCGAAATCAGCCGAGAGGCGCCCGCGCCGGAAGAGGCGGTGTCTGtgtcgggtgtacgtacacttgACCGCGACCGCCCCGCGCTCGCTCCGCCCCGAGTGTTGCTTCACGGCGTTCCGAGTATTTCTCGCGACGCAgctgcgttcttctttctctctcgtctctaCAACGCGAAGGTTTCTGATCTCCTCGCGTCAGGGTCGCCGCTAAGCAAGGTGAGGACCGCGGAACAGAGACGCATGAACTCGTCgtctgccttcgcttcttcgccgccttccgcCTCTGCTCCGACTCCCGCTTCTGCGTGGATCGTTCGACGCAATCGCTTCGTCACGCAACTCCACGGTCCGTCGCTGAACATCGCCTGCTACTCCCCAGAGGCCTGGCGGATTCTgaagtctctccttctgcttctgtccaATGAGTCAAGGAAGgcgccctctctcttcgcccccaccgccgtctccgcggctgcaggcgcctcagcttctccctgcagttctctcttgtcgTCGCCTTCAGTGTCGTCGTCGCGGGCGTCTCGTCTTGCggcttctccgctgtcttcAGGGAAACGTTTTCCAGGCGCGACTCTCTTCATTGAAGACGTCGACCAAGTTGCGCCTGCGCTCCAGAGACGCCTCGCGGCGCTTCTGTTGCGCGTCCAGGAGAAAACCGGCGCGGGCCTCGCGCCTCGCGTCTCGGGAGTCCAACTCGCCTGGCTGTTCACGGCCTCCCACCCCCATGCCGTTGTCTCTGCCCTTCGCCACAGCTGCGCCGCGGTCCGTCTGCCCCTGCCTTCCGTCTGCGAGCTTGCATGCAGGTTCaccgaggcgaaggaagaaagtgagaaaacggaggaaaaggaggagagagaagagacaggaagacgcggagaaggcgctgcggaggaagaggagacgccgacgaGATCCTCAGGGAGCATCCAGCAAGGGCAGACCGGGAGCagaacggaggaagaagaagagcatcCAGGAGGAgtgagcaggagagaggcaggcaaGACTGAGATATGGACAGAAGAAATGAGGCATGATGCGTCGACCTGCGCAACAAACATAGCTGGGCAAAGAAAGGGCCGTCGCAGAGCCCCTTTCTCCACCAAGGAGACTGCCTCGTCCTCTTGTTCGGCGTCTCGTTCTgcggcttcgtcttctctccacttcctcgccagagaaactgaacgatgttctctttctctctttctctcgctctctcgaaTTCGCCGCACAGACCCCGCAGCTGAAACTCGGCTtcagcgtctcctctctctcgccgagaaagacgaacaggaatctcctggagacagagacgaaggagaaacgaagggcAAGGATCGAACAAACACAGCA
This window of the Toxoplasma gondii ME49 chromosome VI, whole genome shotgun sequence genome carries:
- a CDS encoding ribosome biogenesis protein NSA2, putative (encoded by transcript TGME49_242800), yielding MPQNEYIELHQKRFGRRLDHHERQRKKAAREPHKLSKQARRLRGIKSKLFNKKRYVEKATMKKTLKHFEEKDAKSAEPEQAPDGAVPAYLLDREAVKRTKVLSNMVKQKRKEKAGKWQVPLPKVKAMTEDEMFKVLRSGKRRKKAWKRVVNKVCFVGEDFTRKPPKFERYIRPTGLRFKKAHVTHPELKTTFHLDIVGVKKNPQSHLYTSLGVITKGTIIEVNVSELGLVTQTGKVVWAKYAQVTNNPELDGCINAVLLV
- a CDS encoding hypothetical protein (encoded by transcript TGME49_242810); the encoded protein is MTERRRGPGEVSPSSSSPSPPRKRKRLYRNGRSSSPVPIASPPSSASPSSSSPPLTSSFSSSSPSLCSSSTSLCSSSASLSPLCSSPAPRFSSSSSAEAEERGRLEAGEMPASSSPCCASGEDGESLLLRGGAEEEDEEAEGEACPQSGPSEDGEETKSLFAGLAVRLHAPHLSAFPSQRRSRFQLRQLATRHRRTPEISREAPAPEEAVSVSGVRTLDRDRPALAPPRVLLHGVPSISRDAAAFFFLSRLYNAKVSDLLASGSPLSKVRTAEQRRMNSSSAFASSPPSASAPTPASAWIVRRNRFVTQLHGPSLNIACYSPEAWRILKSLLLLLSNESRKAPSLFAPTAVSAAAGASASPCSSLLSSPSVSSSRASRLAASPLSSGKRFPGATLFIEDVDQVAPALQRRLAALLLRVQEKTGAGLAPRVSGVQLAWLFTASHPHAVVSALRHSCAAVRLPLPSVCELACRFTEAKEESEKTEEKEEREETGRRGEGAAEEEETPTRSSGSIQQGQTGSRTEEEEEHPGGVSRREAGKTEIWTEEMRHDASTCATNIAGQRKGRRRAPFSTKETASSSCSASRSAASSSLHFLARETERCSLSLFLSLSRIRRTDPAAETRLQRLLSLAEKDEQESPGDRDEGETKGKDRTNTAVRQAAEEAEGRGQERSTQVAEEGVKEQEEAGNSEGDKSTSSCSWANTVRHSASRGDLNDVGLGGKCVNERIAKIAQLITSTKCCDRSLQTLRHLWQGALQQDNHFRTQNADALLLDLMKAVLRVSPKGDQSFAADFIHLLAETSLEIARGEFAVGATANLELCSLRASRLYHASRARMHASLCESEKEEREKTKAEEETKAEEVTKDGEDVQDGEDVQDGEEEGEEEMEQSDQLGEELCVESPVQWRRDADTDEDLKRRERNEEAPKQVETTASQAASERGETKATEVLSSFGLFDGED